In Pseudokineococcus lusitanus, the genomic window GTGGCGGGGGCGGCGGCCCACCCCTCCTGGAGCATGGACGTGACGACGGCCTGCTCGCGGTCCGCGACGACGTCGGTCCACCACAGCTGCCAGGCGACGAAGAGGAGCAGGAGCGCCCCGGCGGTGAGGAGCAGCTCGCCGAGCACCGAGGTGGCCGCGGCCAGCGCGCGGCCGGCCCGTCGGGCGGGCGGCGTGGTCGGGGACGTCGGGGGTGCCGTCGTCGTCGGCGCTGCCACCGGTGACCTCCTCCGGGACCGCGCGGCGCGGTCCCTCCCCTCCGTCGTCGGCGCGGGGGGCCGCCGGCTTGAGCCGGACGGGTGGTGCGTCAGGCGGGGCGGGCCCAGGAGAGGTCGAGCGTGCCGCCGTACGCGGGGAGGTCGAGGTCGGCCTCGGACACCTCGTAGACGAGGCCGAGGTCGTCCGAGGCCTGGCGGTACAGCGCCACCTCCGGGGAGGCCTCGAGCGCGGCGCGCAGCGCCTCGGGGTCGCCGACGGCCTCCACGCGGTAGGGCGGCGGGTAGTAGCGGCCCTGCACCCGCAGCGTCGAGCCGACGCAGCGGACCGCGGTCGTCCCGATGACCCGCTGGTCCATGACGCCCATGCCCTCGGCGCCGCCGCGCCAGAGCGCGTTGACGACGGCCTGGACGTCCTGGCTGTGGACGACCGTGTCCTGCAGGTCGTAGCCGGCGCCCAGCACGGTGCCGCGCGGCGCGTCGGCGAGGACGACGACGAGGCCCTCCCCGCTCACCGGGGCCGTCTGGCCCGCGGCGGCGAGCGCCTCGGACGGGCCGGCGTCGGCCTCGCCGGGCGGGGCCGCGAGGGCGTCGACCTCGGCGCGGGCCGCGGCGACGCGCTCCTCGAGCGTGGCCACGCGGGAGCTCTCC contains:
- a CDS encoding DUF881 domain-containing protein, which codes for MAGRGSRLSRGGAAAVAGVLCLAGLLFATSAGTADGTDLREDDDDLRAVVLEESSRVATLEERVAAARAEVDALAAPPGEADAGPSEALAAAGQTAPVSGEGLVVVLADAPRGTVLGAGYDLQDTVVHSQDVQAVVNALWRGGAEGMGVMDQRVIGTTAVRCVGSTLRVQGRYYPPPYRVEAVGDPEALRAALEASPEVALYRQASDDLGLVYEVSEADLDLPAYGGTLDLSWARPA